A single Cucumis melo cultivar AY chromosome 4, USDA_Cmelo_AY_1.0, whole genome shotgun sequence DNA region contains:
- the LOC103490075 gene encoding glycogen synthase kinase-3 homolog MsK-3 has translation MTSVTVAPASVIRDHGGSTIGVDRLPDEMNDMKIRDDKEIEATVVDGNGTETGHIIVTTIGGKNGQPKQTISYMAERAVGHGSFGVVFQAKCLETGETVAIKKVLQDKRYKNRELQTMRLLDHPNVVSLKHCFFSTTEKDELYLNLVLEYVPETVHRVIKHYNKMNQRMPLIYVKLYFYQICRALSYIHNSIGVCHRDIKPQNLLVNPHTHQLKLCDFGSAKVLVRGEPNIAYICSRYYRAPELIFGATEYTTAIDIWSAGCVLAELLLGQPLFPGESGVDQLVEIIKVLGTPTREEIKCMNPNYTEFKFPQIKAHPWHKIFHKRMPPEAVDLVSRLLQYSPNLRSTALEALIHPFFNELRDPNTRLPNGRFLPPLFNFKAHELKGVPPEMLVRLIPEHARKQCNFLGS, from the exons ATGACATCAGTAACCGTAGCTCCAGCTTCTGTGATAAGGGATCATGGTGGGAGTACAATCGGTGTTGATCGGCTGCCTGATGAGATGAATGATATGAAAATTAGGGATGATAAG GAAATTGAGGCCACCGTTGTTGATGGAAACGGTACTGAAACAGGCCATATAATTGTAACAACCATTGGTGGAAAGAATGGCCAACCAAAGCAG ACTATCAGTTACATGGCCGAGCGAGCTGTAGGACACGGTTCTTTTGGAGTTGTATTTCAG GCAAAATGCTTGGAAACTGGTGAAACAGTTGCAATTAAAAAGGTTCTTCAGGACAAGAGGTACAAGAATAGGGAGTTGCAGACCATGCGTCTTCTAGACCACCCAAACGTTGTGTCCCTGAAGCATTGTTTCTTCTCAACGACAGAGAAGGATGAGCTTTATCTTAATCTTGTTCTTGAATATGTCCCTGAGACTGTTCATAGAGTGATCAAACATTACAACAAGATGAACCAAAGGATGCCACTGATTTACGTCAAACTCTATTTTTATCAG ATCTGCAGAGCTCTTTCATACATTCATAATAGTATTGGAGTATGCCACAGAGACATAAAGCCTCAAAACTTGCTG GTTAATCCACACACCCACCAACTCAAGCTTTGTGACTTTGGCAGCGCAAAAGTCTTG GTTAGAGGTGAACCAAATATAGCTTACATCTGTTCTAGATACTATCGAGCACCCGAACTCATATTTGGTGCGACCGAGTACACCACAGCCATCGACATCTGGTCAGCTGGTTGTGTTCTAGCTGAATTATTGCTTGGACAG CCGCTATTTCCCGGCGAAAGTGGAGTTGATCAGCTTGTCGAGATAATCAAG GTTCTAGGAACCCCAACCAGGGAGGAAATTAAGTGCATGAACCCTAATTACACAGAATTCAAGTTTCCCCAAATTAAAGCTCATCCATGGCACAAG ATATTCCACAAGAGAATGCCTCCGGAAGCTGTGGATCTCGTTTCAAGATTACTTCAGTACTCTCCGAACCTCCGAAGCACAGCG TTGGAGGCTTTGATTCATCCGTTCTTCAACGAACTCCGTGACCCAAACACTCGTCTGCCAAACGGACGTTTCCTTCCTCCCTTGTTCAACTTCAAGGCTCATG AATTGAAGGGAGTACCTCCTGAGATGCTTGTGAGGCTTATTCCAGAACACGCAAGGAAACAATGCAATTTTCTTGGGTCGTAA
- the LOC103490076 gene encoding polygalacturonase At1g48100 — protein MYNFGRLISSFTFCITFIIFFFCLLFPVNGRWHNHAKKHKQHSHHHYHFTISQPPSPFPSPSPSPSPSPSPSSEPQSPPEDDGGPASSINSTIIFDVRHFGAIGDGTADDTAAFKMAWDTACQRNDDDDNNYGVILVPYGFSFMIQSTIFTGPCRNGIVFQVDGTLMAPDGPDAWPKGYSAHQWLVFYRVYNMSLQGNGLIDGRGQKWWDLPCKPHKGKTMTGPCDSPIAIRFFMSSKLRVEGVRIKDSPQFHFRFDNCKDVYIDSLHITSPALSPNTDGIHIENTNGVQIFNSIVANGDDCISIGSGSYNVEITNITCGPGHGISIGSLGNHNSRACVSNITVRDSIIKVSDNGVRIKTWQGGYGAVRGVSFNNINMDNVRNPIIIDQFYCLNKGCLNQTSAVVVSDISYIDIKGTYDIRSPPMHFGCSDSMPCMNLTLANIELFPSKGDILLDPFCWNAYGNLKTLTIPPISCLLETSSRSFLESEKDYC, from the exons ATGTATAACTTTGGTCGTTTGATCTCTTCCTTTACCTTTTGTATTACATTcataatcttcttcttttgcCTTCTGTTTCCTGTTAATGGCCGTTGGCATAACCATGCAAAGAAACACAAACAACATTCTCACCATCATTACCATTTCACCATTTCCCAACCTCCTTCTCCTTTTCCTTCTCCTTCCCCTTCCCCTTCTCCTTCCCCTTCCCCTTCGTCAGAACCGCAGAGTCCTCCGGAAGACGATGGAGGGCCGGCCTCGTCCATCAATTCCACTATCATTTTTGACGTACGTCATTTTGGCGCCATTGGAGATGGCACTGCAGACGACACGGCCGCGTTCAAGATGGCATGGGACACGGCATGTCAAAGGAATGACGACGACGACAACAACTATGGAGTTATTCTCGTTCCCTATGGCTTCTCCTTCATGATTCAGTCGACTATATTCACGGGACCGTGCAGAAACGGCATTGTGTTTCAAGTTGATGGCACTCTTATGGCTCCTGACGGGCCTGACGCTTGGCCGAAGGGTTATAGTGCTCACCAATGGTTGGTTTTTTATCGAGTTTATAACATGTCCCTTCAAGGAAATGGCCTTATTGATGGTCGAGGCCAGAAATGGTGGGATCTTCCTTGCAAACCTCACAAG GGGAAAACAATGACAGGACCTTGTGACAGCCCAATT GCTATAAGATTTTTCATGAGCTCAAAGTTGAGAGTTGAAGGAGTTAGAATCAAAGACAGTCCTCAATTTCATTTTAGGTTTGACAATTGTAAAGATGTTTACATTGATTCTCTTCACATAACATCTCCTGCTTTGAGTCCAAACACCGATGGAATCCACATTGAGAATACAAATGGTGTTCAGATTTTCAATTCAATAGTTGCCAATG GTGATGATTGCATTTCAATTGGATCAGGTTCTTATAACGTAGAAATAACAAACATTACATGTGGACCAGGTCATGGAATTAG CATTGGTAGCCTAGGAAATCACAACTCTCGAGCGTGCGTATCGAACATAACAGTTCGAGACTCAATAATCAAGGTCTCAGACAACGGTGTTCGAATCAAGACATGGCAGGGTGGATATGGAGCGGTAAGAGGAGTAAGTTTCAACAACATTAACATGGATAACGTTAGGAACCCTATAATAATTGACCAATTCTATTGCCTCAACAAAGGATGTCTCAATCAAACTTCAGCCGTGGTTGTATCAGATATAAGCTATATTGACATCAAAGGAACTTATGATATTAGAAGCCCACCAATGCATTTTGGTTGTAGTGATTCTATGCCTTGTATGAACCTAACACTTGCCAATATTGAGCTTTTTCCTTCCAAAGGTGACATTTTGTTGGACCCCTTTTGTTGGAATGCTTATGGGAATTTGAAAACCCTAACAATACCACCAATTTCTTGCTTGCTTGAAACCTCCTCAAGGTCTTTCTTGGAAAGTGAGAAGGATTATTGTTAA